In Rhipicephalus microplus isolate Deutch F79 chromosome 7, USDA_Rmic, whole genome shotgun sequence, one genomic interval encodes:
- the LOC142766984 gene encoding uncharacterized protein LOC142766984, with the protein MQNIFSGQPALNFLLCGLLLFVVLLLSGMAIMMAYAMAEKRSVARNEKTQGDDEGFATSRDDDNGPTVRRKAEDATTMVSAQSKAPVVLEQREKSGKIHPNS; encoded by the exons ATGCAAAACATTTTCAGTGGTCAGCCTGCGCTGAACTTCCTGCTGTGCGGCCTTCTGCTTTTCGTTGTCCTTCTCCTTTCCGGCATGGCAATCATGATGGCCTACGCTATGGCAG AAAAGCGCTCAGTGGCCCGGAATGAGAAGACGCAGGGGGACGATGAGGGCTTCGCCACAAGTCGGGATGATGACAATGGCCCCACCGTTCGACGTAAGGCCGAGGATGCCACGACGATGGTCTCTGCTCAGAGCAAGGCTCCCGTGGTTCTCGAGCAGCGAGAGAAGAGCGGGAAAATCCACCCCAATAGCTGA